In Campylobacter sp. MIT 12-8780, the genomic window GCCCCAAATCAGCACAAATCATCGCCAAAGAAATTCCCATATTTCCGCTCGTGCATTCAATGATAGTTGTGTCTTTGTTGATCTTCCCTGTATCAAGAGCATTTTTAATCATCGCAAATGCAGCTCTATCTTTGATCGAATGACTCGGGTTTAAAAACTCACATTTGCCATATAAGTTTTCTCCAAAGCCCTTTAAGGCTATGAGTGGCGTCCTACCGATAAGTTCGGTAACATTTTGATATACTTTCAATACCAACTCCTTTTAATAAGATAAAATACCTTTGCATTTTACATACTAAAAGTTTAAAAAGAAATAAAACGAGATAAAAAAAGAGTGAAAAAAAGAAAATCAATACAAAAGGCTAGAAAAGCTCTAGCCTTTTTGGGCTAAAATTAAAAATTATTTTTTCTTTTTAGCTTTACCGCCAGCAACAGCTTCTTTAAGGTTTTTACCTACTTTGAATTTAGCTACATTTGTTGCAGGAACTTGGATAGTTTTTCCTGTGCTTGGAACTCTAGCTGTTCTTGCAGCTCTTTTTGCAGTTGAGAAAGTTCCAAAGCCGATAAAGCTGATAGTATCACCTTTTGTTAAAAGTTCGGTAATAGTAGCGATAACTGCATCTGTAGCAGCTGTAGCGTCTTTTTTTGTAAGCCCAGAAGTTTGAGCAACTTTTGAAATGAAATCTGCTTTAGTCATAAAAGCTCCTTTGTTAAGATAAAAAGTGCCTAATTCTAGCATATTTTAAATGCTTTTGCAAGAGTTTTTATATAATTTTCATTATAATTTGTAAAATTTTAGGCTTTTAGAGCTTGTGTTTCAGGCTTTTTGCTTTATAATATTCAAATTCGCCACTTTTATCAAGTTCATTGCCTATTTCTTCATATCGTTTATAATAATATAACACAAATTCCCTACACTCCTTATCTAAAGGCAAAAATACTTCATCTTTAAGCACGCAAAAACAAGATAAAAACTCACTTGCATCTTTTCTTTGCATATAATGTTTAGCTAGCATTGCATAAG contains:
- a CDS encoding HU family DNA-binding protein, with amino-acid sequence MTKADFISKVAQTSGLTKKDATAATDAVIATITELLTKGDTISFIGFGTFSTAKRAARTARVPSTGKTIQVPATNVAKFKVGKNLKEAVAGGKAKKKK